In Oncorhynchus clarkii lewisi isolate Uvic-CL-2024 chromosome 16, UVic_Ocla_1.0, whole genome shotgun sequence, one genomic interval encodes:
- the LOC139368446 gene encoding LIM domain and actin-binding protein 1-like isoform X2 produces MTVAPFSRRQWASQSLRVTAAELSIVGTRGKNNAIAERFSKYQLAAEEANLERKKAAAEPSPQTFRSCSLSVLKKLWEQPVQSATPCATLPHTRRLLPSDPNAKHQIQTQAQPPLSPDPNTSPTATEDQAGPGMERRRQQRDRERQEGGAAEVPCIPSEKPDIPLNNLKMMFEKGENLQNKVSREPVRIGGTGGITDNMDQLLGDSGSIESMPLRDRMAMYQAAVSKTEVLSSSVSSDQLDSNLCSKQKENVPPGSVDTGPDSEPNSRKASSTESNGSSTGTFSASPTQKDQAQPKTSRSFCLPARESCVSCQKTVYPLERLVANQKVYHNTCFRCSHCNTKLSLGTYASLHSHVYCKPHFCQLFKAKGNYDEGFGLRPHKELWETKGESGAGEEPRTELTTKATSFSKDKLKKCASTGTLLISPAVEESPLAKVNVVTASLETRAQSSAEKDKPVETRRLKISWPPRTEGDGEGSNIGDSPTSDGSSAGKQSRAKWPPEDDSASTDQSPEPTVRSTLCRSASLKERSRPFSLAMASHDPAASQTANPEPLERRSSFEDREPELACSPEEQGMEDKEQPNSLSPDYHTPSDDSYVDIHTSSEDEGMEGRVARLKDHHELLEANHEQGAKNDGKEEEKLEGEEEGAGKEGEGLPSQNCQTASSEIAAPPSSLETEPRSKTNRTSQDVGFWNGEEAVSVEEMIKRNRYYEEDEDEED; encoded by the exons ATGACCGTTGCTCCGTTCAGTCGCAGACAGTGGGCCTCCCAGTCCCTCAGAGTCACAGCTGCGGAATTGTCCATAGTCGGCACCAGAGGAAAGAACAATGCCATCGCTGAGCGCTTCTCGAA GTACCAACTGGCTGCAGAGGAAGCCAACTTGGAGAGGAAGAAAGCC GCTGCGGAGCCGTCGCCACAGACTTTCCGCAGTTGCAGCCTGAGTGTGTTGAAGAAGCTTTGGGAGCAGCCTGTCCAGTCAGCCACACCTTGTGCCACGCTACCCCACACTCGCCGCTTACTCCCCTCAGATCCTAACGCCAAGCACCAGATCCAGACCCAGGCCCAGCCACCTCTCTCACCAGACCCCAACACCAGTCCCACAGCCACAGAGGACCAGGCAGGACCAGGTATGGAGAGGAGACGGCagcagagagaccgagagaggcaGGAGGGAGGAGCAGCAGAAGTGCCTTGCATCCCCAGTGAGAAGCCCGACATACCCCTCAACAACCTCAAGATGATGTTCGAGAAAGGAGAGAACCTTCAGAACAAA GTGTCCAGAGAGCCTGTGAGGATTGGAGGGACCGGAGGCATCACTGACAACATGGATCAGCTACTTGGAG ATTCAGGGAGCATAGAGTCCATGCCCCTGAGGGACAGGATGGCCATGTACCAGGCTGCTGTGTCTAAAACAGAGGTGTTATCCTCCTCAGTCAGC agtgATCAGCTGGACTCTAACCTCTGCAGCAAACAGAAGGAGAATGTACCCCCAGGCAGTGTGGACACG ggtCCGGACTCAGAGCCCAACAGTAGGAAAGCATCTTCCACAGAGAGCAATG GCTCCAGTACCGGCACCTTCTCTGCATCCCCGACTCAGAAGGACCAAGCTCAGCCCAAGACCTCCAGG AGCTTCTGCTTGCCTGCACGGGAGAGTTGTGTGTCATGTCAGAAGACAGTCTACCCTTTAGAGCGTCTGGTAGCCAACCAAAAGGTCTACCACAACACCTGTTTCAGATGCTCCCACTGCAACACCAAACTCAG CCTGGGGACCTACGCCTCTCTGCACAGCCACGTCTACTGCAAGCCTCACTTCTGCCAGCTGTTCAAGGCCAAGGGCAACTACGACGAGGGCTTCGGCCTGCGCCCTCACAAGGAGCTGTGGGAGACCAAAGGAGAGAGTGGGGCTGGGGAGGAACCCAGGACAGAGCTGACTACCAAGGCCACCTCCTTTTCCAAAGACAAGCTGAAGAAGTGCGCCTCTACTGGCACGCTGTTGATTAGCCCAGCAGTAGAGGAGTCTCCACTGGCCAAGGTCAACGTGGTGACGGCCTCCCTGGAGACCCGCGCCCAGAGCTCAGCAGAGAAGGACAAGCCAGTGGAAACACGTCGGCTGAAGATCTCCTGGCCCCCCCGCActgaaggagacggagaggggaGTAACATTGGGGACAGTCCCACCTCAGACGGGAGCTCCGCTGGGAAACAATCCCGTGCTAAGTGGCCCCCAGAGGATGACTCAGCCTCCACCgaccagagcccagagcccaCCGTACGCTCCACCCTCTGCAGGAGCGCCTCCCTCAAGGAGCGTAGCCGACCCTTCTCATTGGCCATGGCCTCCCATGATCCCGCTGCCAGTCAGACAGCCAATCCTGAGCCACTGGAGAGGAGAAGCTCATTCGAGGACAGGGAGCCTGAACTGGCCTGTAGCCCTGAGGAACAAGGCATGGAGGACAAGGAACAACCAAACAGCTTGTCACCCGACTACCACACGCCTTCTGACGACAGCTACGTGGACATCCACACCAGCTCTGAGGAcgaggggatggaggggagagtcGCACGTCTGAAAGACCACCACGAATTACTAGAAGCAAACCATGAACAGGGAGCAAAGAATGACGGGAAGGAAGAGGAAAAgctggagggagaagaagagggagcaGGAAAAGAGGGGGAAGGGTTACCTTCTCAAAACTGCCAGACTGCCTCGTCAGAGATTGCCGCGCCCCCCTCGTCTCTGGAGACTGAGCCGAGGTCCAAGACCAACCGCACGTCTCAGGATGTGGGCTTCTGGAACGGCGAGGAGGCCGTGTCTGTAGAGGAGATGATTAAGAGGAACCGCTACTATGAGGAAGATGAGGACGAGGAGGACTGA
- the LOC139368446 gene encoding LIM domain and actin-binding protein 1-like isoform X1 has protein sequence MTVAPFSRRQWASQSLRVTAAELSIVGTRGKNNAIAERFSKYQLAAEEANLERKKAAAEPSPQTFRSCSLSVLKKLWEQPVQSATPCATLPHTRRLLPSDPNAKHQIQTQAQPPLSPDPNTSPTATEDQAGPGMERRRQQRDRERQEGGAAEVPCIPSEKPDIPLNNLKMMFEKGENLQNKVSREPVRIGGTGGITDNMDQLLGDSGSIESMPLRDRMAMYQAAVSKTEVLSSSVSSDQLDSNLCSKQKENVPPGSVDTGPDSEPNSRKASSTESNAGSSTGTFSASPTQKDQAQPKTSRSFCLPARESCVSCQKTVYPLERLVANQKVYHNTCFRCSHCNTKLSLGTYASLHSHVYCKPHFCQLFKAKGNYDEGFGLRPHKELWETKGESGAGEEPRTELTTKATSFSKDKLKKCASTGTLLISPAVEESPLAKVNVVTASLETRAQSSAEKDKPVETRRLKISWPPRTEGDGEGSNIGDSPTSDGSSAGKQSRAKWPPEDDSASTDQSPEPTVRSTLCRSASLKERSRPFSLAMASHDPAASQTANPEPLERRSSFEDREPELACSPEEQGMEDKEQPNSLSPDYHTPSDDSYVDIHTSSEDEGMEGRVARLKDHHELLEANHEQGAKNDGKEEEKLEGEEEGAGKEGEGLPSQNCQTASSEIAAPPSSLETEPRSKTNRTSQDVGFWNGEEAVSVEEMIKRNRYYEEDEDEED, from the exons ATGACCGTTGCTCCGTTCAGTCGCAGACAGTGGGCCTCCCAGTCCCTCAGAGTCACAGCTGCGGAATTGTCCATAGTCGGCACCAGAGGAAAGAACAATGCCATCGCTGAGCGCTTCTCGAA GTACCAACTGGCTGCAGAGGAAGCCAACTTGGAGAGGAAGAAAGCC GCTGCGGAGCCGTCGCCACAGACTTTCCGCAGTTGCAGCCTGAGTGTGTTGAAGAAGCTTTGGGAGCAGCCTGTCCAGTCAGCCACACCTTGTGCCACGCTACCCCACACTCGCCGCTTACTCCCCTCAGATCCTAACGCCAAGCACCAGATCCAGACCCAGGCCCAGCCACCTCTCTCACCAGACCCCAACACCAGTCCCACAGCCACAGAGGACCAGGCAGGACCAGGTATGGAGAGGAGACGGCagcagagagaccgagagaggcaGGAGGGAGGAGCAGCAGAAGTGCCTTGCATCCCCAGTGAGAAGCCCGACATACCCCTCAACAACCTCAAGATGATGTTCGAGAAAGGAGAGAACCTTCAGAACAAA GTGTCCAGAGAGCCTGTGAGGATTGGAGGGACCGGAGGCATCACTGACAACATGGATCAGCTACTTGGAG ATTCAGGGAGCATAGAGTCCATGCCCCTGAGGGACAGGATGGCCATGTACCAGGCTGCTGTGTCTAAAACAGAGGTGTTATCCTCCTCAGTCAGC agtgATCAGCTGGACTCTAACCTCTGCAGCAAACAGAAGGAGAATGTACCCCCAGGCAGTGTGGACACG ggtCCGGACTCAGAGCCCAACAGTAGGAAAGCATCTTCCACAGAGAGCAATG CAGGCTCCAGTACCGGCACCTTCTCTGCATCCCCGACTCAGAAGGACCAAGCTCAGCCCAAGACCTCCAGG AGCTTCTGCTTGCCTGCACGGGAGAGTTGTGTGTCATGTCAGAAGACAGTCTACCCTTTAGAGCGTCTGGTAGCCAACCAAAAGGTCTACCACAACACCTGTTTCAGATGCTCCCACTGCAACACCAAACTCAG CCTGGGGACCTACGCCTCTCTGCACAGCCACGTCTACTGCAAGCCTCACTTCTGCCAGCTGTTCAAGGCCAAGGGCAACTACGACGAGGGCTTCGGCCTGCGCCCTCACAAGGAGCTGTGGGAGACCAAAGGAGAGAGTGGGGCTGGGGAGGAACCCAGGACAGAGCTGACTACCAAGGCCACCTCCTTTTCCAAAGACAAGCTGAAGAAGTGCGCCTCTACTGGCACGCTGTTGATTAGCCCAGCAGTAGAGGAGTCTCCACTGGCCAAGGTCAACGTGGTGACGGCCTCCCTGGAGACCCGCGCCCAGAGCTCAGCAGAGAAGGACAAGCCAGTGGAAACACGTCGGCTGAAGATCTCCTGGCCCCCCCGCActgaaggagacggagaggggaGTAACATTGGGGACAGTCCCACCTCAGACGGGAGCTCCGCTGGGAAACAATCCCGTGCTAAGTGGCCCCCAGAGGATGACTCAGCCTCCACCgaccagagcccagagcccaCCGTACGCTCCACCCTCTGCAGGAGCGCCTCCCTCAAGGAGCGTAGCCGACCCTTCTCATTGGCCATGGCCTCCCATGATCCCGCTGCCAGTCAGACAGCCAATCCTGAGCCACTGGAGAGGAGAAGCTCATTCGAGGACAGGGAGCCTGAACTGGCCTGTAGCCCTGAGGAACAAGGCATGGAGGACAAGGAACAACCAAACAGCTTGTCACCCGACTACCACACGCCTTCTGACGACAGCTACGTGGACATCCACACCAGCTCTGAGGAcgaggggatggaggggagagtcGCACGTCTGAAAGACCACCACGAATTACTAGAAGCAAACCATGAACAGGGAGCAAAGAATGACGGGAAGGAAGAGGAAAAgctggagggagaagaagagggagcaGGAAAAGAGGGGGAAGGGTTACCTTCTCAAAACTGCCAGACTGCCTCGTCAGAGATTGCCGCGCCCCCCTCGTCTCTGGAGACTGAGCCGAGGTCCAAGACCAACCGCACGTCTCAGGATGTGGGCTTCTGGAACGGCGAGGAGGCCGTGTCTGTAGAGGAGATGATTAAGAGGAACCGCTACTATGAGGAAGATGAGGACGAGGAGGACTGA